Below is a window of Flavobacterium sp. CFS9 DNA.
ATAGGCTCTGAAACCAACGATTTTGACATGGCAGATGTGTGTAACGAAATTTGTGATAAACTCATTCACCGTCATCCTCATATCTACAGCGATATCAAAGTCAAAGACGAAGAAGAAGTAAAACAAAACTGGGAAAAGTTAAAGCTGAAAGAAGGTAAAAAATCAGTTTTAGAAGGAGTTCCGAGAAGTTTACCGGCATTAGTAAAAGCCAGCCGAATTCAGGACAAAGTAAAAGGAGTTGGTTTTGATTGGGAAGAATCGCATCAGGTTTGGGACAAAGTTCAGGAAGAACTGGAAGAATTGCAAGTTGAAGTAAAAGCAGGTGATCAGGATAAAATAGAGGCCGAATTTGGAGATGTTTTATTCTCTATGATCAATTACGCCCGTTTTTTAAATGTAAATCCCGAAGATGCTTTGGAACGTACTAATAAAAAATTCATCAAGCGTTTTCAGTATCTGGAAAGCAAAGCAGCAGAGATGGGAAAACCTTTGATG
It encodes the following:
- the mazG gene encoding nucleoside triphosphate pyrophosphohydrolase, with the protein product MSKELQLKAFERLLIIMDELREQCPWDKKQTLQTLRHLTIEETYELGDAILDNDLNEVKKELGDLLLHIVFYAKIGSETNDFDMADVCNEICDKLIHRHPHIYSDIKVKDEEEVKQNWEKLKLKEGKKSVLEGVPRSLPALVKASRIQDKVKGVGFDWEESHQVWDKVQEELEELQVEVKAGDQDKIEAEFGDVLFSMINYARFLNVNPEDALERTNKKFIKRFQYLESKAAEMGKPLMDMTLAEMDVFWNEAKKQ